One window of Sulfurospirillum sp. 1612 genomic DNA carries:
- a CDS encoding alpha/beta fold hydrolase, with the protein MAQKRVCYDEITYNISYEIHHHDKKQEIVFLHGWGSNKEIMRNAFLKYLPEFKHIYIDMPGFGNSDIKNPLDTKEYANIIQVFLDSIHASKAIIFGHSFGGKVATLLDPKILVLLSTAGILNKKSFKTKAKILTYKLLKPIAQKSLYKVFATKDVSGMSQVMYETLKKVVDEDFEPIFAAFQNKACVYWGRDDAAVPLWNAEKITALIKNSKMRVYEGDHFFFLKNAALICDDFKKDLN; encoded by the coding sequence ATGGCACAAAAAAGAGTTTGCTATGATGAGATTACATACAATATTAGCTATGAGATTCATCATCATGATAAAAAACAAGAGATTGTCTTCTTACACGGTTGGGGCAGTAATAAGGAGATCATGAGAAATGCTTTTTTGAAGTATCTGCCTGAATTTAAGCACATCTATATTGATATGCCAGGTTTTGGTAACTCAGACATTAAAAATCCCTTAGATACGAAAGAATATGCCAATATTATTCAGGTTTTTTTAGATTCTATTCATGCTTCTAAAGCCATCATTTTTGGCCACTCCTTTGGTGGTAAAGTGGCGACTTTGTTAGACCCTAAAATATTGGTATTATTGAGTACTGCGGGTATTTTAAATAAAAAATCCTTCAAAACTAAAGCCAAAATTTTAACCTATAAGTTACTCAAGCCCATCGCGCAAAAATCGCTATATAAAGTATTCGCGACCAAAGATGTCTCAGGGATGTCTCAGGTGATGTATGAGACCCTCAAAAAAGTTGTAGATGAGGATTTTGAGCCTATTTTTGCTGCGTTTCAAAATAAAGCCTGTGTTTATTGGGGGCGTGATGATGCGGCTGTTCCCCTTTGGAATGCAGAAAAAATTACGGCATTAATAAAAAATTCTAAGATGCGCGTTTATGAAGGAGACCATTTTTTCTTCTTGAAAAATGCTGCGTTGATTTGTGATGATTTCAAAAAAGATTTAAATTAG